The following are from one region of the Biomphalaria glabrata chromosome 12, xgBioGlab47.1, whole genome shotgun sequence genome:
- the LOC106053458 gene encoding uncharacterized protein LOC106053458 isoform X2 — protein sequence MSDVIERKMNKVLPIHIRGFADPAVLHFHLTQNVGAPPWEKDNKVTKKSSTTTMKTVFYRVKKTSVSETLDGDLHKYLEFDQIIAASPYKKIEFRDVVHISLDSTPNWVLIRLEKASRAFRFELPYIKKLLEPMTPLQYLATYTRLQSEQLRRYQEIFKKSKAKYLDYIEFKTLHSSLNSMFGGLLSDANFNILKVCLFISEDSLMDLSTFVGLCAFTDRLFWTCYLGSEYNTFLTWSPNRSALECVDFEYLDRKLKDVKLSKELYVLLHSLA from the exons ATGTCTGATGTAATAGAGCGAAAAATGAACAAAGTTCTCCCCATTCACATTAGAG GCTTTGCAGATCCTGCAGTGCTGCATTTTCATTTGACACAGAACGTTGGGGCACCACCATGGGAGAAAGACAACAAGGTCACAAAGAAGTCGTCAACTAC AACAATGAAGACAGTTTTCTACAGAGTCAAGAAAACTTCAGTCAGCGAGACTCTTGACGGAGACCTACACAAATATTTGGAGTTTGACCAGATCATAGCTGCGAGTCCTTATAAAAAGATTGAGTTCAGAGATGTG GTTCACATCTCCTTGGACTCAACACCCAACTGGGTTCTGATCAGACTAGAGAAAGCCAGTAGAGCCTTTAGGTTTGAACTGCCCTATATCAAGAAGCTACTAGAAC CAATGACACCTCTCCAGTACCTGGCCACTTACACACGACTACAGAGCGAACAGCTTCGGCGATACCAGGAGATATTCAAGAAGTCTAAAGCGAAATATTTAGACTACATTGAGTTCAAG ACCTTACATTCATCCCTAAATTCAATGTTTGGCGGCTTATTAAGTGATGCCAACTTCAACATTCTCAAAGTTTGCCTTTTTATCAGCGAGGATTCTTTGATGGATTTGAGTACTTTTGTAGGTCTGTGCGCATTCACAGATAGATTGTTTTGGACTTGTTATTTAGGCAG TGAGTACAACACCTTCCTAACCTGGTCCCCAAACAGAAGCGCTCTGGAGTGTGTAGACTTTGAGTATCTGGACAGAAAACTGAAAGACGTGAAGCTGTCCAAGGAGTTGTATGTTCTGCTTCATTCACTGGCGTAG
- the LOC106053458 gene encoding uncharacterized protein LOC106053458 isoform X1, with translation MSDVIERKMNKVLPIHIRELLYSCEDDGSKTRKVFSPLGFADPAVLHFHLTQNVGAPPWEKDNKVTKKSSTTTMKTVFYRVKKTSVSETLDGDLHKYLEFDQIIAASPYKKIEFRDVVHISLDSTPNWVLIRLEKASRAFRFELPYIKKLLEPMTPLQYLATYTRLQSEQLRRYQEIFKKSKAKYLDYIEFKTLHSSLNSMFGGLLSDANFNILKVCLFISEDSLMDLSTFVGLCAFTDRLFWTCYLGSEYNTFLTWSPNRSALECVDFEYLDRKLKDVKLSKELYVLLHSLA, from the exons ATGTCTGATGTAATAGAGCGAAAAATGAACAAAGTTCTCCCCATTCACATTAGAG AACTGTTGTACTCTTGTGAAGATGATGGTTCGAAAACAAGAAAGGTTTTTTCACCCTTAGGCTTTGCAGATCCTGCAGTGCTGCATTTTCATTTGACACAGAACGTTGGGGCACCACCATGGGAGAAAGACAACAAGGTCACAAAGAAGTCGTCAACTAC AACAATGAAGACAGTTTTCTACAGAGTCAAGAAAACTTCAGTCAGCGAGACTCTTGACGGAGACCTACACAAATATTTGGAGTTTGACCAGATCATAGCTGCGAGTCCTTATAAAAAGATTGAGTTCAGAGATGTG GTTCACATCTCCTTGGACTCAACACCCAACTGGGTTCTGATCAGACTAGAGAAAGCCAGTAGAGCCTTTAGGTTTGAACTGCCCTATATCAAGAAGCTACTAGAAC CAATGACACCTCTCCAGTACCTGGCCACTTACACACGACTACAGAGCGAACAGCTTCGGCGATACCAGGAGATATTCAAGAAGTCTAAAGCGAAATATTTAGACTACATTGAGTTCAAG ACCTTACATTCATCCCTAAATTCAATGTTTGGCGGCTTATTAAGTGATGCCAACTTCAACATTCTCAAAGTTTGCCTTTTTATCAGCGAGGATTCTTTGATGGATTTGAGTACTTTTGTAGGTCTGTGCGCATTCACAGATAGATTGTTTTGGACTTGTTATTTAGGCAG TGAGTACAACACCTTCCTAACCTGGTCCCCAAACAGAAGCGCTCTGGAGTGTGTAGACTTTGAGTATCTGGACAGAAAACTGAAAGACGTGAAGCTGTCCAAGGAGTTGTATGTTCTGCTTCATTCACTGGCGTAG